The Acidobacteriota bacterium genome segment CAGAACCGTTTTGCTTCCAACGTTTTCAATGTCCTGTTTTTGGCCGCCGGTCTGGTTTCGATCGCCGGCGTATTTCTCTCTCCCCAACTGGCCCGTTTGATAGCCGTCGGCTTTGGCGGCGTTCCCGAAAAGATCGAGCTCACGGCCCGGCTGACGGCCGTCGTCTTTCCCTTTCTCCTTTTTATCGCTCTGGCCGCCTGGGCCATGAGCTACCTCAACACGGAGGGGTCCTTTTTCCTGCCCTCCCTGGCTCCGGCTTTTTTCAATATGGCGTCCATCGCCGTGCCGGTCGGACTTTACGGCTGGTTTGTCCGCCGCGGCGGCGATCCGATATACGGTATGGCCATCGGTGTCGTCGCCGGGGGCCTCATGCAGTTTCTTGTCCAGATTCCCGGACTCCACCGGAAAGGTTTCCGTTTCCGCCCCGTCATCGATTTCAGGGATCCGGCCCTGCGGCGCGCCCTGGCGTTGTTCATTCCCGTCGCCGTCGGGCTGGCCGCGTCCCGGATCAACATCACCGTGAGCACGGTTCTCGTTACTCTGCTCGAGGAAAAAAGCATGACCTGGCTGAACTACGCCTTCCGGGTCATGCATCTGCCCCTGGGCCTTTTCGGGATCGCCGTGGGCACCGTGGCCCTGCCGCGATTGTCGCGCCTGGCGGGAGAAGGGCGGCTGGAGGAGATTCGGGAAACGGTCACGGATTCCCTGAAAATGGTTTTTGTCATGACGATTCCGGCGGCGGCCGTGATGGCCTTTCTGGCGTCTCCGATCACCCGGCTCATTTATGAACGGGGCAAATTCACGCCGCTCGATACGGCCGCAACAGCCCAGGCCCTTGTCCTCTATCTTCTCGGCATCCCCTTCATGTCCGCCCTGAGAAACGCCGCCGCGGCGTTCTATGCCTGGAAAGACGCCCGGACCCCCATGCGTGCGGGCCTGGCCTCCATCGCGGCCAACATCGTCCTCAACCTGATCCTGATGCGGCCGCTGGGTTTTCTGGCTTTTCCTCTTTCTGCGACGATTGCGTCCGTTCTGAATCTCGGGATTCTGATGGCTCTTCTGCCCCGGAGGATCGGGCCGACGGACTGGGGGCCCCTGGCCGGTTTCTTCCTGAGGACAACGGCTGCCGCGGCGGTGGGCGGTGCGGCGGGTTGGTTCTTAAACACGGAGCTCGCCCGGATTCCGGGGCCGGCTTTCCTGTCGTCTCTGCTCGGGGTTGTTTTGGCCGGTGCGGCCGCCCTGGCGGTCTTTTATGCGGCCGGACGCCTGCTCGGACTTCGCGAGATCCGGGATTATGCTGTGAGGTTCCTCAAGTGACGGAAAAGCATTCCCTTTCGACGGCTTCCGAGGCCCGGGTCCGCCGAGCCGCGCTGCTCGTTTCCGTCCTGGCCTCATTTTTAACCCCCTTTATGGGATCCTCGGTCAATATCGCTCTTCCGATGATCGGCCGGGAATTCCATCTGACGGCGGTTTCCCTGGGCTGGATTGCGACCGCCTATCTCCTCGCGGCCGCGGTCTTCCTTGTTTCGTTCGGCCGGTTGGCCGACATTGTCGGACGGAAAAGAATTTTTTCCCTGGGTCTCGTCGTCTACACGGCGGCGTCTCTTTTCTCCGCGCTTTCGCTCTCCGCGCCCATGCTGATTGCGGGCCGGCTGGCCCAGGGCCTCGGCGCCGCGA includes the following:
- the murJ gene encoding murein biosynthesis integral membrane protein MurJ, with translation MCLGLTKRRSGSFGCSHGADGGRLRIRAQSVYDGPSEKTMEDIARGVRSFSIGTAISRVLGLVRESVFAWLFGAGRSTDAFVAAFRIPNLLRDLFAETALSAAFVPVLASEKAKGKEAQNRFASNVFNVLFLAAGLVSIAGVFLSPQLARLIAVGFGGVPEKIELTARLTAVVFPFLLFIALAAWAMSYLNTEGSFFLPSLAPAFFNMASIAVPVGLYGWFVRRGGDPIYGMAIGVVAGGLMQFLVQIPGLHRKGFRFRPVIDFRDPALRRALALFIPVAVGLAASRINITVSTVLVTLLEEKSMTWLNYAFRVMHLPLGLFGIAVGTVALPRLSRLAGEGRLEEIRETVTDSLKMVFVMTIPAAAVMAFLASPITRLIYERGKFTPLDTAATAQALVLYLLGIPFMSALRNAAAAFYAWKDARTPMRAGLASIAANIVLNLILMRPLGFLAFPLSATIASVLNLGILMALLPRRIGPTDWGPLAGFFLRTTAAAAVGGAAGWFLNTELARIPGPAFLSSLLGVVLAGAAALAVFYAAGRLLGLREIRDYAVRFLK